The Deltaproteobacteria bacterium genomic interval TCGAGATGGAAGGGGTCCCGAAAGAAACGGCTCAAGAAGCCTTGCGTCTGGCTTCTCATAAACTGTCGCTCAGTACTCAATTTTGCGAACGACGCGGGGCAGCATATGCGGGCTAAAGAGATACGCGAACTCAGCTTGGCTGAGATGCAACAAAAGGAGCGAGAAATCGCGGAAGAGATTTTTCGCCTACGCATGAGGAAAAGTACCGGCCAGCTCGAGCAGCCCATGCGTCTCCGTTCGCTACGGCGAGATCTTGCTCGATTGAAGACTATTCATCACGAGCGCAGCAAGCAAGGGACAGGAGAGTAACAAACGTGGCGGGCGTAAGAAAAGCAAGACAGGGTGTCGTCGTCAGCGATAAGATGGATAAAACCGTCGTTGTCGTAGTGGAACAACTCATCCAACATCCAGTCTATAAAAAATACGTACGAAGCCGGAAGAAATATAAGGCTCACGATCCTGAAAACCGTTGCCACGTCGGAGATCGAGTCTTGATCGTAGAAACCAAACCGCTCAGCCGGGAAAAACGATGGCTCGTGCAGAGCATCATGAAATCGGCAACGACGGAATAGTCCCGGGAGTATGCGATGATTCAGGTAGAAACGATTCTCGATGTAGCCGACAATTCTGGAGCCCGCAAAGTACGCTGCGTGCATGTGCTGGGCGGGACCCGTCGGAGATACGCTTCTATTGGCGACGAAATCGTCGTCTCCATTCGCGAAGCGATTCCGAATGCGAAAGTAAAAAAAGGCGACGTCATGCGGGCGGTGATCGTTCGCACGGCGAAGGAGATCGGGCGACCTGACGGGTCCTATATCCGGTTCGATACGAACTCTGCCGTCTTGCTCGACAATCAGCGGGAGCCTATCGGCACTCGTATTTTCGGCCCTGTGGCTCGTGAGCTGCGTGCCAAGCGGTTCATGAAGATCATTTCCCTCGCCCCCGAAGTATTGTAGGAATTGACATGCTAGCGCGGATCAAAAAGAACGACACTGTCATGGTGATTGCCGGCAAGGAACGCGGTAAGATCGGCAAAGTGCTGCGCGTTTTGCCGCAAGAGAACCGAGCTATTATCGAGCGTCTCAATATGGTGAAGCGGCACCTGAAGCCTCGCGGCCCGCAGAGCCCGGGCGGCATTATGGAAAAGGAGGCGGCCCTGCACCTCTCGAACATCATGCCGATGTGCGAAAAGTGTAACGCCCCTGTGCGGATAGGTATCCGACAACTTGACGATGGCAGCAAATCTCGCTCCTGCCGTCGGTGCGGTGAACTCCTGGATAAGTAGTATGGCGCGTGTTAAGGAATTATATCGGCAGCAAGTGCTTCCTCAGCTGAAAAAGGATCTCGGGCACGAGAACATTATGCAAGTGCCCAGACTCACGAAGATTGTCGTCAATATGGGGCTTGGGGAGGCCGTGCAAAACCCCAAGCTGATCGAGTCCGGAGTGAGCGACCTCACGCAAATCACCGGACAGAAGCCCGTGGTGACTCGTGCCCATAAGTCGATCGCAAACTTCAAGTTGCGCGAGGATGTGGCGATCGGATGTGCGGTCACCCTGCGGGGAGAGCGGATGTATGAATTCTTCGATCGCCTCGTCAATGTCGCTCTTCCTCGCGTCAGAGACTTTCGTGGCGTTTCTGCGGACTCGTTCGATGGGCGAGGCAACTATTCGCTGGGCATTCGAGAACACACCATCTTTCCCGAAATTAATGTCGATAAAGTCGATCAAGTGAAGGGATTCACGATCTCGATGATCACTAGTGCAAAAACCGATGCCGAAGGACGAGCGCTGTTACGCGCCCTCGGTATGCCTTTCCGGAGCTAAAACATGGCACGAACCTCCTTGCGAATCAAAGCCCAAAGAAAGCCGAAATTTAACGTCCGTGCGTATAACCGCTGCCCTCTCTGCGGGCGCTCTCGAGCTTTCTACCGAAGGTTTCGCATGTGCCGCCTCTGTCTCCGGAAGCTCGCCCTGAAGGGACAAATCCCCGGCATGACAAAGGCGAGTTGGTAGGGAGGCCATGTGAAAACAGATCCGATCGCCGATTTTCTCACCCATATCCGTAATGCTATTCACGCGAGGAAGGACCGGGTCGATACTCCTTGGTCTCGCTTGAAAGAGTCCCTTGCCAAAGTGCTGCAAGAAGAGGGGTTCATTGGGGAATTCGGTTTCCTCGAAGAAGGAAGCCGGAAACACCTGCGCCTGTGGATCAGATACGATGCAAAAGGCCAGTCGATTGTCCGCGGACTCAAGCGTATCAGTCGTCCTGGACGGAGAGTCTACGTGAATACCGAACTGATTCCTTCAGTGCAGAATGGATTAGGCATAAACGTGCTTTCTACCTCGCGCGGCCTCATGGTCGATCGGCAAGCCCGGAAATTGCACGTTGGCGGAGAGGTTCTTTGCAGCGTGTGGTAACACGCTGCCGAAGAAGAAAGAGCATATTATGGCAGGAGTAGGACGCACCCCCTTACCGATCCCCGAGAAGGTGAAAGTCGCGATAGCCGAACGAACGGTCACGGTGCAGGGGCCAAAAGGCGCTATCGATTTCGCCCTCCATCCGCAAGTGGATATTCAACTGCACAACGATTCGGTGTCTGTCGTGTGCCCTGATGTCTCGCGCACCTCGAAAGCGCTCCAAGGGCTCACGCGAAAAATGATTGCCAACATGTGCGAAGGGGTGAGTAAGGGCTTTTCTCGCACTTTGGAAATCAATGGAGTCGGATACCGAGCCGAGCTCAAAGGCAACAGTGCGCTCCAATTTACTCTCGGCTATTCCCATCCGATCTTTTTCCTGCTACCCCCTGGAATTCAAGCGAAGGTCGAACGACAAACTGTCGTCACCCTGGAAGGGATCGATAAACAACTCCTCGGCGAAGTGACGGCCGCAATTCGTCGGCTCCGTCCCCCTGAGCCCTATAAGGGCAAAGGGGTGAAGTACGCCGCAGAGAAGATTCGTAGAAAGGCTGGCAAAACTGCCGGAGCACGATAGCGTATGGCAAGGACAAATCCTCGAGAAAGAGGGAGAACTCTCAGACGAGAACGGGTACGGAGGCGCGTCCGAGGGTCGAACGCGCGACCGCGCCTCTGTATTTTCCGGAGCGGGAAGCATATCTACGCTCAAGTCATTTCCGACGAGAGCGGGAACACACTCGCGGCGGTCTCGACCTTGTCGCAACGGCTTTCCGAAGACGCACGGAAAAAGAGCGCGACGACGACAGCCGCGAAAGAAGTCGGTGCGCTCGTCGCTCGGGAATGCCAAGAGCACGGGATCAGTGAGGTCGTCTTCGACCGCAACGGGTTCCTCTATCATGGCCGGGTCCGCGCTCTAGCGGAAGGTGCACGAGAAGCAGGTCTGAAATTCTAGGGAGTGATGAACTGTGGCCATATTTGAAGAGCGCATTAATGCTGAAGGTTTGGAAATCAAAGAGAAAGTCGTCCATATCAGCCGTGTGGCCAAAGTCGTAAAAGGCGGACGACGCTTCAGTTTTAGTGCGGTCGTTGTCGCCGGTGACGGCAACGGTCATGTGGGCTACGGGTTAGGAAAAGCCAACGAAGTGCCTGAAGCGATTCGTAAAGGTGTCGAGCAGGCCAAAAAGTCGTTGATCAAAGTGCCCCTCGCGCAAGGAACCATCCCGTATGAAGTCATCGGCAAGCATGGCGCTGGGAAGGTACTCTTGAAACCTGCCTCCCAAGGCACGGGGCTTATTGCCGGTGGCGGAGTACGCGCCGTCATGGAAATGGCGGGCGTGCGAGATGCATTGACGAAATGTATAGGTTCGACGAACTCCCACAATTCCGTTCGTGCCACGCTCGAAGCCCTCAGAAAACTTGGTTCACCGGAAGACCTTGCGCAACGGCGAGGAAAAGTCTTGGCGGAACTGTAGGGATAGCACTATGTCTGACCCATCTGAAACGAAAGTCTTCAAAATTACCCAGACCCGTAGCGAAATCGGTTGTACGCAACGACAACGACAGACCCTCAGAGGAATCGGACTTACCCGGCTAGGAAGGTCAATCTTGAGAAACGACTCTCTCTCATTGCAAGGGATGTTGCGCAAGGTTTCTCATCTCATCGAGGTATGCGAGCATGGATCTAAGTAGTCTCCACCCTGCTCCTGGGGCGGTTCGAGAACGCAAGCGCCTCGGAAGAGGTACTGGTTCTGGACTGGGTAAAACGTCGGGAAAAGGGCACAAAGGAAAAGGCTCGCGTTCCGGCGGGAACACGCCCCCCGGATACGAAGGCGGGCAGATGCCACTCTCTCGGCGTTTGCCGAAACGAGGCTTCCGCAATGTTTTTCGCGAGGAATATCAAGTCGTTAATCTCGGCAGTCTGGAACGTTTCTCCACCGGAGCGTTGGTCGATGCGAACGTTCTGACCGA includes:
- a CDS encoding type Z 30S ribosomal protein S14, with protein sequence MARTSLRIKAQRKPKFNVRAYNRCPLCGRSRAFYRRFRMCRLCLRKLALKGQIPGMTKASW
- the rplN gene encoding 50S ribosomal protein L14; its protein translation is MIQVETILDVADNSGARKVRCVHVLGGTRRRYASIGDEIVVSIREAIPNAKVKKGDVMRAVIVRTAKEIGRPDGSYIRFDTNSAVLLDNQREPIGTRIFGPVARELRAKRFMKIISLAPEVL
- a CDS encoding 50S ribosomal protein L24 — protein: MLARIKKNDTVMVIAGKERGKIGKVLRVLPQENRAIIERLNMVKRHLKPRGPQSPGGIMEKEAALHLSNIMPMCEKCNAPVRIGIRQLDDGSKSRSCRRCGELLDK
- the rpsH gene encoding 30S ribosomal protein S8 → MKTDPIADFLTHIRNAIHARKDRVDTPWSRLKESLAKVLQEEGFIGEFGFLEEGSRKHLRLWIRYDAKGQSIVRGLKRISRPGRRVYVNTELIPSVQNGLGINVLSTSRGLMVDRQARKLHVGGEVLCSVW
- the rpsQ gene encoding 30S ribosomal protein S17, yielding MEDYSSRAQQARDRRVTNVAGVRKARQGVVVSDKMDKTVVVVVEQLIQHPVYKKYVRSRKKYKAHDPENRCHVGDRVLIVETKPLSREKRWLVQSIMKSATTE
- the rpsE gene encoding 30S ribosomal protein S5; this encodes MNAEGLEIKEKVVHISRVAKVVKGGRRFSFSAVVVAGDGNGHVGYGLGKANEVPEAIRKGVEQAKKSLIKVPLAQGTIPYEVIGKHGAGKVLLKPASQGTGLIAGGGVRAVMEMAGVRDALTKCIGSTNSHNSVRATLEALRKLGSPEDLAQRRGKVLAEL
- the rplE gene encoding 50S ribosomal protein L5, coding for MARVKELYRQQVLPQLKKDLGHENIMQVPRLTKIVVNMGLGEAVQNPKLIESGVSDLTQITGQKPVVTRAHKSIANFKLREDVAIGCAVTLRGERMYEFFDRLVNVALPRVRDFRGVSADSFDGRGNYSLGIREHTIFPEINVDKVDQVKGFTISMITSAKTDAEGRALLRALGMPFRS
- the rplF gene encoding 50S ribosomal protein L6, producing the protein MAGVGRTPLPIPEKVKVAIAERTVTVQGPKGAIDFALHPQVDIQLHNDSVSVVCPDVSRTSKALQGLTRKMIANMCEGVSKGFSRTLEINGVGYRAELKGNSALQFTLGYSHPIFFLLPPGIQAKVERQTVVTLEGIDKQLLGEVTAAIRRLRPPEPYKGKGVKYAAEKIRRKAGKTAGAR
- the rpmD gene encoding 50S ribosomal protein L30 — protein: MSDPSETKVFKITQTRSEIGCTQRQRQTLRGIGLTRLGRSILRNDSLSLQGMLRKVSHLIEVCEHGSK
- the rpmC gene encoding 50S ribosomal protein L29, with product MRAKEIRELSLAEMQQKEREIAEEIFRLRMRKSTGQLEQPMRLRSLRRDLARLKTIHHERSKQGTGE
- the rplO gene encoding 50S ribosomal protein L15, producing the protein MDLSSLHPAPGAVRERKRLGRGTGSGLGKTSGKGHKGKGSRSGGNTPPGYEGGQMPLSRRLPKRGFRNVFREEYQVVNLGSLERFSTGALVDANVLTEAGLMRAGKKLKILADGELTKSLTVKAQAFSGKAREKITALGGVAEVV
- a CDS encoding 50S ribosomal protein L18 is translated as MARTNPRERGRTLRRERVRRRVRGSNARPRLCIFRSGKHIYAQVISDESGNTLAAVSTLSQRLSEDARKKSATTTAAKEVGALVARECQEHGISEVVFDRNGFLYHGRVRALAEGAREAGLKF